One Candidatus Melainabacteria bacterium RIFOXYA2_FULL_32_9 DNA segment encodes these proteins:
- a CDS encoding secondary thiamine-phosphate synthase enzyme, producing the protein MKFHTKYLWFNTQHHREYVNITDEVEVALQESGIQEGMILVSAMHITAGVYVNDAESGIIRDIDEWAEKLAPYDPDYHHHMTGETNGDSHLKSLLIGHEVIVPVTNGKLDLGTWQQIYYAEFDGQRRKKLIIKVMGE; encoded by the coding sequence TTGAAATTTCATACAAAATACTTATGGTTTAACACTCAGCATCATCGTGAATACGTTAATATTACCGATGAAGTCGAAGTGGCACTTCAGGAAAGTGGAATTCAAGAAGGCATGATTTTGGTGTCTGCTATGCATATTACAGCTGGAGTTTATGTAAATGATGCTGAAAGTGGAATAATAAGAGATATTGATGAATGGGCAGAAAAATTAGCCCCTTATGACCCTGATTATCACCATCATATGACAGGGGAAACTAATGGTGATAGTCATCTAAAAAGTTTATTAATTGGTCATGAAGTAATTGTGCCTGTAACAAATGGCAAATTAGATCTTGGTACCTGGCAGCAAATCTATTATGCTGAGTTTGACGGACAAAGAAGAAAAAAACTAATAATTAAAGTAATGGGAGAGTAA